A region of the Polaribacter sp. L3A8 genome:
GCTTATAAAGTACCAAAATTTTATCAGCTAGTTATATGGAGGTTTATTATAGATTTACCGAAAAAGCAGCACGCTTATAGACCTATTGCTAAAGTCTGCGGTATTACTCAAATTGAAAGTAATATAGGGTTAGGTATGATGCATCAAGGGAAATTATGTATTAGAACAACATATTCTTGGATGAGCGAACTTATTTTAACAAGTTTTGTTTTAGAAAAAAACGCTTTCAAAGCAAATATATTTAATAGCTTAATCGTTAAAACGATGGAAGCTGACAAAATACTTCAACCTAAATTTATAAGTAATTAACTACTTACTTCCACAATAAATAATAGGAAGGGAGATGAAATTTTACTGACTATTTTTGATCATTAAGTCGAAATTTAAATTTATGTAGCCTTTTAAAGATGCGTTAATTTAGGAGATACTTTAGAACACTCCACAACAGCCACATTAGTGATATTTGTGTCTTTTATTACCACACTATTTCTAATTTACTGCCAATAGTTTTTTAAGTAACAAAAGAGTATTAATCATGTAACAAAGAAACAGGCAGAACTATGTAGTAGATTCTTGGATTTATATCCTTATCTTATAAAAATAATAATGTCAGCACTTACTTTTACAAGTTTAACAACTAATCTATTTAAATGAAAATATACATTAAAAACATGGTTTGTATACGCTGCCAAATGGTAGTTAAGAGTGAACTTGAAAAGTTTGGGATAGCATATACTTATGTGAAAATTGGAGAGGCAAATGTTAAAGAACAGGTATCGGAAGAAATATTGGGTAAACTAGATACAGCATTAAGAAAATCTGGACTTCAATTAATGGATAACAATAGAAGTATTTTGGTTGAACAAATTAAAAATGTTATTATTGATTTGGTGCATTATACCGATGATCAATTAAAGGTGAACCTTTCTGATTATCTAAGTGAAAAGCTTAATCATGAATACACTTACCTTGCTAATCTTTATTCTGAAGTTAAAGGAGTTACTATAGAACATTTTTACTTGAAACATAAAATTGAAAGGGTAAAGGAATTAATAGTGTACGATGAGCTTAATCTTACAGAAATTGCTTTTAAAATGCATTATAGTAGTGTCGCTCATTTATCTAATCAATTTAAAAAAATTACAGGTTTAACACCAACCCAC
Encoded here:
- a CDS encoding helix-turn-helix domain-containing protein, encoding MKIYIKNMVCIRCQMVVKSELEKFGIAYTYVKIGEANVKEQVSEEILGKLDTALRKSGLQLMDNNRSILVEQIKNVIIDLVHYTDDQLKVNLSDYLSEKLNHEYTYLANLYSEVKGVTIEHFYLKHKIERVKELIVYDELNLTEIAFKMHYSSVAHLSNQFKKITGLTPTHFKRLKNKRRGTLEDV